A genomic window from Pseudonocardia broussonetiae includes:
- the gyrA gene encoding DNA gyrase subunit A, whose amino-acid sequence MTDMLVPPSPGGDRIEPVDIEDEMQRSYIDYAMSVIVGRALPLVEDGLKPVHRRVLYSMYDSGFRPDRSHVKCARVVGDVMGNYHPHGDSAIYDALVRLAQPWSLRYPLIDGQGNFGSRGNDPAAAMRYTECRLSPLAMAMMQDIGEDTVNFSDNYDGKSQEPDVLPSRVPNLLINGSSGIAVGMATNIPPHNLREVGAGVVWALDNWEASDEDTLTALMGHIKGPDFPTAGLIVGRDGIEQAYRTGRGSVRMRAVVEVEEDAKGRTILVVTELPYQVNPDNLIESIATQHRDGKLAGIAEINDESSDRIGMRIVITLKRDAVAKVVLNNLYKHTQLQYGFGVNMLSIVDGVPRTLRLDQMVRHYIRHQIEVIVRRTRYRLRKAEERAHILRGYVKALDALDEVIALIRASATVEVARAGLIELLDVDDVQAQAILDMQLRRLAALERQKIIDELAEIERTIADLQDILDRPERQRQIVRDELVEIVEKHGDERRTQIVADDGDVTNEDLIAVEDIVVTITQTGYAKRTKTDLYRAQKRGGKGVQGAALKQDDIVAHFFVCSTHDWMLFFTNKGRVYRLKGYELPEANRSARGQHVANLLAFQPDEHIAQVMQIKNYEVSPYLVLATRTGLVKKSRLTDFDSPRSGGLIGINLREDDELVGAVLCAADDDLLLVSAEGQSIRFTASDEVLRPMGRATSGVLGMRFNAGDRLLSLAVVQDDLFVLVATTGGYAKRTPIEDYPVQGRGGKGVLTLQYDRRRGTLVGALIVGIDDELYAITSTGGVIRTSAREVRKAGRQTKGVRLMNLGESATLLAVARNAEDDADAPEVTGGS is encoded by the coding sequence ATGACAGACATGCTGGTGCCTCCCTCGCCGGGGGGCGACCGGATCGAGCCAGTTGACATCGAAGACGAGATGCAGCGTTCCTATATCGACTACGCGATGAGCGTAATTGTCGGCCGGGCGCTGCCGCTCGTGGAGGACGGGCTCAAGCCGGTGCACCGTCGCGTACTGTATTCGATGTATGACTCCGGATTCCGGCCGGACCGGTCTCACGTCAAGTGTGCCCGCGTTGTCGGCGACGTGATGGGCAACTACCACCCACACGGCGACTCGGCGATCTACGACGCGCTCGTGCGCTTGGCGCAGCCATGGTCGCTGCGTTACCCGTTGATTGACGGCCAGGGCAACTTCGGCTCGCGCGGCAACGATCCCGCTGCGGCGATGCGCTACACCGAGTGTCGTCTGTCGCCGCTGGCGATGGCAATGATGCAGGATATTGGCGAAGATACCGTCAACTTCTCCGACAATTATGACGGCAAGAGCCAGGAGCCCGACGTCCTGCCGTCCCGGGTGCCCAACCTGCTGATCAACGGCAGCTCCGGCATCGCGGTCGGCATGGCCACCAACATCCCGCCGCACAACCTGCGCGAGGTCGGCGCGGGCGTGGTGTGGGCGCTGGACAACTGGGAGGCCTCCGACGAGGACACCCTCACCGCGCTGATGGGCCACATCAAGGGCCCGGACTTCCCGACCGCCGGCCTCATCGTCGGTCGCGACGGCATCGAGCAGGCCTACCGCACCGGCCGCGGTTCGGTGCGGATGCGCGCCGTGGTGGAGGTCGAGGAGGACGCCAAGGGCCGCACGATCCTCGTCGTCACCGAGCTGCCCTACCAGGTCAACCCGGACAACCTCATCGAGTCGATCGCCACGCAGCACCGCGACGGCAAGCTCGCCGGCATCGCCGAGATCAACGACGAGAGCTCCGACCGCATCGGCATGCGGATCGTCATCACGCTCAAGCGCGACGCCGTCGCGAAGGTCGTGCTGAACAACCTCTACAAGCACACGCAGCTGCAGTACGGGTTCGGCGTCAACATGCTGTCGATCGTCGACGGCGTGCCGCGCACCCTGCGCCTGGACCAGATGGTGCGGCACTACATCCGCCACCAGATCGAGGTCATCGTCCGGCGCACCCGCTACCGGCTGCGCAAGGCCGAGGAGCGGGCCCACATCCTGCGCGGCTACGTCAAGGCGCTCGACGCGCTCGACGAGGTCATCGCGCTGATCCGGGCCTCGGCCACGGTCGAGGTCGCCCGCGCCGGCCTGATCGAGCTGCTCGACGTCGACGACGTCCAGGCGCAGGCCATCCTCGACATGCAGCTGCGGCGCCTCGCCGCGCTGGAGCGCCAGAAGATCATCGACGAGCTGGCCGAGATCGAGCGCACCATCGCCGACCTGCAGGACATCCTCGACCGCCCCGAGCGCCAGCGCCAGATCGTGCGCGACGAGCTCGTCGAGATCGTCGAGAAGCACGGCGACGAGCGCCGCACGCAGATCGTGGCCGACGACGGCGACGTGACCAACGAGGACCTCATCGCCGTCGAGGACATCGTCGTCACGATCACCCAGACCGGCTACGCGAAGCGCACCAAGACCGACCTGTACCGGGCGCAGAAGCGCGGCGGCAAGGGCGTGCAGGGCGCCGCGCTGAAGCAGGACGACATCGTCGCCCACTTCTTCGTGTGCTCCACGCACGACTGGATGCTGTTCTTCACCAACAAGGGCCGGGTCTACCGGCTCAAGGGCTACGAGCTGCCCGAGGCCAACCGCAGCGCGCGCGGCCAGCACGTGGCCAACCTGCTCGCGTTCCAGCCCGACGAGCACATCGCCCAGGTCATGCAGATCAAGAACTACGAGGTGTCGCCGTACCTGGTGCTCGCCACGCGCACCGGCCTGGTGAAGAAGTCGCGGCTCACCGACTTCGACTCGCCGCGCTCGGGCGGCCTGATCGGCATCAACCTGCGCGAGGACGACGAGCTCGTCGGCGCCGTGCTCTGCGCGGCCGACGACGACCTGCTGCTGGTCTCGGCCGAGGGCCAGTCCATCCGGTTCACCGCGAGCGACGAGGTGCTGCGCCCGATGGGCCGCGCCACGTCCGGCGTGCTGGGGATGCGGTTCAACGCGGGTGATCGGCTGCTGTCCCTCGCGGTGGTGCAGGACGACCTGTTCGTCCTGGTCGCCACCACGGGCGGCTACGCCAAGCGCACCCCGATCGAGGACTACCCGGTCCAGGGCCGCGGCGGGAAGGGCGTGCTGACGCTCCAGTACGACCGCAGGCGTGGCACCCTGGTCGGCGCGCTCATCGTCGGCATCGACGACGAGCTGTACGCGATCACCTCCACCGGAGGGGTGATCCGGACGTCGGCCCGGGAAGTGC
- a CDS encoding aminotransferase class IV, producing MSERAWFNGQVVPHHSADPSVASNTLHLGIAVFDGCVAYWNDDHWHQHLMREHMERFHRGAARMDLALPWGVEELLDGVHLLLDTLPRRTHYIRPIAYRTAPEVFFSVDVESTSACMFAVPITRDVDGAVRCQLSSVERVRHTAIDVTWKVSGAYANSYLCEREARRAGFDTGVMLNSAGLICEASSSNLFFVADRTLVTPRLDGDVFPGLTRALLIDQARAADITLVERDVHPAELPNFDAALLCGTLSEVRPVSCIGDVNWPSADDPTVRHVIDRFRRSTHR from the coding sequence ATGAGCGAACGTGCATGGTTCAATGGCCAGGTAGTGCCTCACCACAGCGCTGACCCGTCGGTTGCTAGCAACACACTGCACCTCGGCATTGCGGTCTTCGACGGATGCGTCGCCTACTGGAACGACGACCACTGGCATCAGCACCTGATGCGGGAGCACATGGAGCGGTTCCACCGGGGAGCAGCGCGGATGGACCTCGCACTTCCCTGGGGAGTCGAGGAACTCCTCGACGGTGTCCACCTATTGCTCGACACCTTGCCGCGCCGTACGCATTACATCCGGCCGATAGCCTATCGCACCGCACCGGAGGTGTTCTTCTCCGTCGATGTCGAGTCGACGAGCGCGTGCATGTTCGCCGTCCCCATTACACGCGACGTCGATGGCGCCGTCCGTTGCCAGCTCTCCTCGGTCGAACGGGTGCGGCACACGGCGATCGATGTCACCTGGAAGGTGTCGGGTGCCTACGCCAACAGCTACCTGTGCGAGCGGGAGGCGCGACGCGCCGGTTTCGACACGGGCGTGATGCTCAACTCGGCCGGCCTGATCTGCGAGGCGAGTTCCTCAAACCTGTTCTTCGTGGCCGACCGCACGTTGGTCACGCCCCGCCTCGATGGCGACGTCTTTCCTGGCCTGACCAGGGCGCTACTCATCGACCAGGCACGCGCCGCCGACATCACCTTGGTGGAACGTGACGTGCACCCCGCCGAGCTTCCCAATTTCGACGCCGCGCTGCTCTGCGGGACGCTCAGCGAGGTGCGCCCGGTGAGTTGCATCGGCGACGTGAATTGGCCCTCCGCAGATGATCCGACTGTGCGTCACGTGATCGACCGCTTCCGGCGGTCGACCCACCGCTGA
- a CDS encoding prephenate dehydrogenase dimerization domain-containing protein produces MTHSFGNAVVIGSGAVGEMFAGLLAADGVRVRSFDRRTGTDANDPPTGEYGSALAGSGLVVLALPESVTRQALQHVLTTASRALVVDTTSVKMAIAPVWAGVVGRPPVLSVNPMFAPSLAPAGRPCLVVDPDGGPAGRRFVALLARWGLRVIEVRDVLEHDRLCAAVQAGVHAAVLALGAVLAASPLSVDDVWALAPPPCRVMLLLLARISNGAPEVYEDIQVRNTFAADSREGLAAALAHLNQELRLSGGMPTTLANIAAWLGERRDPLGNDCRRMFEDLAASTTPDAVGGTQPVQDRGAVPGEPDGQARPSSSDT; encoded by the coding sequence ATGACACACAGTTTCGGCAACGCTGTCGTTATTGGCTCGGGAGCGGTCGGGGAGATGTTTGCCGGGCTGCTCGCCGCCGACGGCGTCCGCGTGCGCTCGTTCGACCGCCGCACCGGCACCGATGCCAACGACCCCCCGACCGGCGAGTACGGAAGTGCCCTGGCCGGTTCCGGGCTAGTGGTGCTCGCCCTGCCGGAGTCGGTGACCCGCCAGGCGCTGCAGCACGTGCTGACGACCGCGTCGAGGGCCCTCGTCGTCGACACGACGTCGGTCAAGATGGCGATTGCACCGGTGTGGGCGGGGGTCGTCGGACGGCCGCCGGTCCTCAGTGTCAACCCGATGTTCGCCCCTAGCCTGGCGCCGGCCGGGCGGCCGTGCCTGGTCGTCGACCCTGACGGCGGGCCGGCGGGCCGCCGGTTCGTTGCGCTGCTCGCCAGATGGGGGCTGCGCGTCATAGAAGTTCGAGACGTCCTTGAGCACGACCGCCTCTGTGCGGCCGTCCAGGCCGGTGTGCACGCAGCGGTGCTGGCCCTCGGCGCGGTGCTCGCCGCCTCGCCGCTGTCCGTGGACGACGTCTGGGCCCTGGCCCCGCCGCCGTGCCGTGTCATGCTGCTCCTGCTAGCCAGAATCAGCAACGGGGCGCCCGAGGTCTACGAAGACATCCAGGTGCGCAACACATTCGCGGCCGACTCCCGCGAAGGACTTGCCGCGGCGCTCGCCCACCTGAACCAGGAGCTGCGCCTGTCGGGCGGCATGCCCACCACCCTGGCCAATATCGCGGCGTGGCTGGGCGAGCGCCGCGACCCGCTGGGCAACGACTGCCGACGCATGTTCGAAGACCTCGCCGCGTCGACCACGCCCGACGCCGTGGGAGGCACGCAACCCGTCCAGGACCGCGGAGCCGTCCCCGGCGAGCCGGACGGGCAGGCCAGGCCCAGCTCGTCGGACACATAA
- a CDS encoding aldo/keto reductase — MSISHRRLGGTGLEVSAVSLGAWTTIGDRLADDEALVLLHRAHEAGVNLFDHAETYAAGSGERAFGRLLTRLGWDRETFAVCAKVFWGVHQRRPGTWGLSRKHVRDGCERSLRSLGVDYLDLFLCHRFDPDVPLAETVTAMSDLVRQGKVLYWGTSEWEPEQIRAAHEIAASGGGVAPVVEQRQYNMVVRDRVEGDFAEVQRDLGLGLMTWSPLLYGLLAGRYDDGMPTDARLCQPELQWLRHTALGDDEQAALTRIRRLTALARETGRHPVSMALSWVLRNPQVDTALCGASSGAQLSTLLAAAELPTQLDAATLRAIDAALADPADSSSHRSCAR, encoded by the coding sequence ATGAGCATCTCCCACCGCCGGCTGGGCGGCACGGGCCTGGAGGTCTCCGCGGTGTCACTGGGCGCGTGGACCACCATCGGTGACCGGCTCGCCGACGACGAGGCGCTCGTCCTGCTGCACCGCGCCCATGAGGCCGGGGTGAACCTGTTCGACCACGCCGAGACCTACGCCGCGGGAAGCGGGGAGCGCGCGTTCGGGAGGCTGCTGACCCGCCTGGGCTGGGACCGCGAGACCTTCGCGGTGTGCGCGAAGGTGTTCTGGGGTGTGCACCAGCGACGACCCGGCACGTGGGGGCTGAGTCGCAAGCATGTGCGTGACGGGTGTGAGCGCTCCCTGCGCAGCCTCGGCGTGGACTACCTGGACCTGTTCCTGTGCCACCGCTTCGACCCCGATGTCCCGCTGGCGGAGACCGTGACGGCGATGTCGGACCTGGTCCGCCAGGGAAAGGTGCTGTACTGGGGCACCTCGGAATGGGAGCCCGAGCAGATCCGGGCCGCGCACGAGATCGCCGCCTCCGGTGGAGGGGTGGCGCCGGTCGTCGAGCAGCGCCAGTACAACATGGTTGTCAGAGATCGGGTCGAGGGCGACTTCGCCGAGGTCCAGCGCGACCTCGGGCTCGGCCTGATGACCTGGTCCCCGCTGCTCTACGGACTGCTGGCCGGCCGCTACGACGACGGGATGCCTACCGACGCCCGGCTGTGCCAGCCGGAGCTGCAGTGGCTGCGGCACACGGCGCTCGGCGATGATGAGCAGGCCGCCCTCACCCGGATCCGTCGCCTCACCGCGCTGGCTCGCGAGACCGGGCGCCATCCCGTGTCCATGGCGCTATCGTGGGTCCTGCGCAATCCGCAGGTCGACACCGCCCTGTGCGGCGCGTCGTCCGGCGCACAACTCAGCACGCTCCTCGCTGCCGCGGAGCTCCCGACGCAGCTCGACGCCGCGACATTGCGCGCGATCGACGCCGCGCTCGCCGACCCTGCCGACTCGTCGTCGCACCGCTCCTGTGCCCGCTGA
- a CDS encoding chorismate mutase, whose translation MTQDRDRQADAGGDAPGAPELERARERIDELDGELVRVLAERMRVCAEIAEVKAASGVSMMQPNRLAHVRDRMLAQGRAAGLSESFVHQIVSVITEESCRLEAAIIDGDEPLATDATRHSQIQAIDHIAIAVEDLETAVAELRDHYGFEVIERRSVEGEYSGMVSATMRAGGATFVVCQGTSERSNVSQYIAHRGQGVQHVALAVGDHTALLTDLRVAQADLLTGIIHAPGLDQTFTRRSTATGLQLEFISRTGGATGFEDDNVRELFESMERENVW comes from the coding sequence ATGACACAAGACCGAGACCGGCAGGCCGACGCGGGCGGTGACGCGCCGGGGGCGCCCGAGCTGGAGAGGGCACGTGAGCGCATCGACGAGCTCGATGGTGAGCTGGTGCGCGTGCTCGCCGAGCGGATGCGGGTCTGTGCGGAGATCGCCGAGGTCAAGGCCGCCTCGGGGGTCTCCATGATGCAGCCCAATCGGCTCGCCCACGTCCGCGACCGGATGCTGGCCCAGGGACGAGCCGCTGGGCTGAGCGAGTCGTTCGTGCACCAGATCGTCAGCGTGATCACCGAGGAGTCGTGCCGGCTGGAGGCTGCGATCATCGACGGTGACGAACCACTCGCGACGGACGCCACCCGGCACTCCCAGATCCAGGCCATCGACCATATCGCGATCGCGGTCGAGGACCTGGAGACGGCGGTGGCCGAGCTGCGCGACCACTATGGCTTCGAGGTCATCGAGCGCCGCTCGGTCGAAGGCGAGTACAGCGGCATGGTGTCGGCGACCATGCGAGCCGGCGGGGCCACCTTCGTGGTGTGCCAGGGCACCTCGGAGCGGTCCAACGTCAGCCAGTACATCGCCCACCGCGGACAGGGGGTGCAGCACGTGGCGCTGGCGGTCGGTGACCACACAGCCCTGCTGACGGATCTGCGCGTCGCCCAGGCCGACCTGCTGACGGGGATCATCCACGCCCCGGGCCTTGACCAAACCTTCACCCGGCGCAGCACCGCCACCGGCCTGCAGCTGGAATTCATCAGCCGCACGGGTGGCGCCACCGGCTTCGAGGACGACAACGTCCGCGAGCTGTTCGAGTCCATGGAACGGGAGAACGTCTGGTGA
- the pabB gene encoding aminodeoxychorismate synthase component I: MTILIIDNYDSFTFNLYQLAAEVSGNRVDVIKNDDRASWEALKTEPVEAIILSPGPGRPDVESDFGISRLALQTDLPLLGVCLGHQGLCHFEGGTVGRGAEPMHGRVSTVSHDGSGIFTGIPSPFEAVRYHSLVVHDVPDCLRITGRSADRAGTPVVMAVAHRTRPQWGVQFHPESISTEHGRLLIENFLGLARRTPRRFDARGTSRPAASRPAQGIPARPAGRTERPVKRRHRLLSHQLEHHPAAEAVYTALFAAGDCAFWLDSSAVVAGLSRHSILGGRGPLGEWVTAIANRGVRVQTATGAEAHLEESIFDYLARETAARAVEGPPSGCGFALGYVGYLGYELKAECGGDLVHASDLPDAAFLYCDRAVIIDHLLGRTWLLTLVDEDTELAGRSWLAEAACAVLAAPVAGAAGVAAPTPEVPVPFTARDSPEEYRELIGHCLAEIREGETYEVCLTTTMTARARIDPVTTYRELRRRSPVPYGALLHLPGVDVLSASPERFLTISADREVEAKPIKGTRRRGRTPVEDARLAAELGTAEKDRSENLMIVDLLRNDLGKVAAIGSVHVPTAFAVETYATVHQLVSTVRARLREDVSPVDCVRAAFPGGSMTGAPKIRTMQIIDRLERGGRGVYSGALGYFSLTGSVDLSIVIRTLVVRGEDVSVGAGGAVVALSDAGEEVAEMQLKAEVPMAAVRVTAQPPGPDQGLCTPPVAHPPGKHEIAV, encoded by the coding sequence ATGACGATCCTGATAATTGACAACTATGACTCGTTCACATTTAATCTCTATCAGCTGGCAGCCGAGGTTTCCGGCAATCGCGTCGATGTCATCAAGAATGACGACCGGGCATCGTGGGAAGCACTGAAGACCGAACCGGTCGAGGCGATTATTCTGTCCCCCGGTCCGGGACGTCCTGACGTGGAGAGCGACTTCGGAATCAGCAGGCTGGCCCTGCAGACTGATCTCCCACTGCTCGGTGTGTGTCTCGGACATCAGGGGCTGTGTCATTTCGAGGGCGGCACAGTGGGTCGGGGCGCCGAGCCCATGCACGGCCGGGTCAGCACGGTCTCGCACGACGGATCCGGAATCTTCACGGGGATTCCCTCACCCTTCGAGGCGGTCCGCTACCACTCGCTGGTGGTGCACGACGTCCCGGACTGCCTGCGGATCACCGGGCGGTCCGCGGACCGGGCCGGCACGCCGGTGGTGATGGCCGTCGCGCACCGCACCCGACCACAGTGGGGCGTGCAGTTCCATCCGGAGTCGATCTCCACTGAGCACGGCCGCCTGCTCATCGAGAACTTTCTGGGGCTTGCGCGTCGGACACCGCGGCGGTTCGACGCCCGGGGCACGAGCAGGCCGGCTGCGAGCAGGCCGGCACAGGGCATCCCGGCCCGCCCCGCCGGACGGACCGAGCGACCTGTGAAGCGGCGACATCGTTTGCTCAGCCACCAGCTGGAACATCACCCGGCGGCCGAGGCGGTGTACACCGCGCTGTTCGCCGCCGGCGACTGCGCCTTCTGGCTGGACAGCTCCGCCGTCGTCGCGGGCCTGTCGCGGCACTCCATCCTCGGAGGTCGCGGTCCCCTGGGTGAGTGGGTGACAGCGATAGCCAACCGCGGCGTGCGGGTCCAGACGGCCACGGGCGCCGAGGCCCACCTGGAGGAGAGCATATTCGACTACCTGGCGCGGGAGACCGCAGCGCGTGCGGTCGAGGGGCCGCCGAGTGGGTGCGGCTTCGCGCTCGGGTACGTCGGCTACCTCGGCTACGAGCTCAAGGCCGAGTGCGGCGGCGACCTCGTGCATGCCTCAGACCTGCCTGATGCGGCGTTCCTCTACTGCGACCGTGCCGTGATCATCGACCACCTGCTCGGTCGGACATGGCTGCTCACCCTCGTCGACGAGGACACCGAGCTCGCGGGCCGTTCGTGGCTGGCCGAGGCAGCCTGCGCCGTACTCGCCGCCCCCGTGGCCGGGGCCGCCGGGGTCGCGGCGCCGACCCCGGAGGTACCGGTGCCCTTCACCGCTCGGGACTCACCCGAGGAGTACCGCGAGCTGATCGGGCACTGCCTCGCCGAGATCCGGGAGGGTGAGACCTACGAGGTGTGCCTGACCACCACGATGACGGCGCGCGCACGAATCGATCCGGTCACCACCTATCGGGAGCTGCGGCGGCGCAGCCCGGTGCCCTACGGCGCGCTGTTGCACCTGCCCGGCGTCGACGTGCTCAGCGCGTCCCCCGAACGGTTCCTCACGATCTCCGCGGACCGGGAGGTGGAGGCCAAGCCGATCAAGGGCACCCGGCGGCGGGGGCGGACACCCGTCGAGGACGCGCGACTGGCCGCAGAGCTCGGCACCGCGGAGAAGGACCGCTCCGAGAACCTCATGATCGTCGACCTGTTGCGCAACGACCTCGGGAAAGTCGCCGCGATCGGTTCCGTCCACGTTCCCACGGCCTTCGCCGTCGAGACCTACGCGACAGTGCACCAGCTTGTCAGCACGGTGCGTGCGCGGCTGCGTGAGGACGTCTCGCCCGTCGACTGCGTGCGCGCGGCGTTTCCGGGGGGGTCGATGACGGGCGCACCCAAGATCCGGACGATGCAGATCATCGACCGGCTCGAGCGCGGCGGGCGCGGCGTCTACTCCGGGGCGCTGGGCTACTTCTCACTGACCGGATCTGTCGACCTGAGCATTGTTATCCGCACGCTGGTCGTCCGCGGTGAGGACGTCAGCGTCGGGGCGGGCGGTGCGGTCGTCGCACTCTCCGACGCCGGCGAGGAGGTGGCGGAGATGCAACTCAAGGCCGAGGTTCCGATGGCCGCGGTGCGCGTGACCGCGCAGCCCCCCGGCCCAGATCAGGGGCTGTGCACGCCGCCGGTGGCACACCCACCGGGCAAGCACGAGATCGCTGTGTGA
- a CDS encoding acyl carrier protein, whose protein sequence is MNGETQPFLEEILVAYAAVLLAEDIHPRATFADLGGTSLTAAIVLARLWRVLGVRLALTDLGAGVTAAELAALVAERAGGPPADRSVTR, encoded by the coding sequence ATGAATGGTGAAACGCAACCGTTCCTTGAAGAGATTCTCGTCGCGTATGCAGCCGTCCTCCTAGCGGAGGACATCCACCCGCGGGCCACGTTCGCCGATCTCGGTGGCACCTCGCTGACCGCCGCGATCGTCCTGGCCCGGCTCTGGCGTGTCCTGGGTGTCCGGCTGGCCCTGACCGACCTCGGCGCCGGGGTCACCGCCGCCGAGCTCGCGGCTCTCGTGGCCGAGCGGGCCGGGGGGCCGCCGGCCGACCGTTCGGTGACACGATGA
- a CDS encoding HAD-IIIC family phosphatase encodes MSERVVVLCTFTAEPLVAGLRRAFEGQGVRWDVEAGPYGQVVEPLKRPCADDVVAVVLVVRIADLLRRMWVDTHGGETAHYDTEPDPQATRRAEEWVHDLVAGVATWRATASAPLLLSVLDDARTPGPRSLCERLATAARDGAAESGVLVVEAGELEGEPFLDTLAHVPYQPAGLAELAARLARRCWLQVRPSVKVLVFDGDGTLWGGSAAEDGPAGVDRGGPYARIGLLALQQRASGRLLCLASHNVELDVLDVLAAPPSGGGLRAEHLSARRVGWQPKDRMLVELAGELGLGLDTFVFLDDNDVQRALVRSALPQVAVPDFTSGGGLVTLLGTSWLFERSHTTPEDRTRAGSYEDERRRRAARAAAPSHLDYVASLQVEVTARPLDASAWPRARQLLARTNQFAHVVPGFRLPAGSDRADPDRRTWIVQVKDRIGDYGRVGLVADRVVGDTLWIEALLLSCRVLGRGVEEEMVEVILRDARAAKIATVRMDLVRTPRNAPLQNFVTRLGGQLTGSGSGLVSLHLPVRL; translated from the coding sequence ATGAGCGAGCGAGTCGTAGTGCTCTGCACCTTCACCGCCGAGCCCCTGGTCGCCGGCCTCCGGCGGGCGTTCGAGGGGCAGGGCGTGCGGTGGGACGTCGAGGCCGGCCCCTACGGGCAGGTTGTCGAGCCGCTCAAGAGACCCTGCGCCGACGACGTCGTGGCGGTCGTGCTGGTGGTGCGGATCGCGGACCTCCTACGCCGGATGTGGGTCGACACCCACGGCGGGGAGACGGCGCACTACGACACCGAGCCGGACCCGCAGGCGACCCGCCGGGCCGAGGAGTGGGTGCACGACCTGGTCGCCGGGGTGGCCACGTGGCGCGCGACGGCGTCCGCGCCGCTGCTGCTCAGCGTGCTCGACGACGCGCGGACACCGGGCCCCCGCAGCCTCTGTGAGCGGTTGGCCACCGCCGCGCGCGACGGCGCCGCCGAGAGCGGTGTCCTCGTCGTCGAGGCAGGCGAGCTGGAGGGCGAACCGTTCCTCGACACACTGGCCCACGTGCCCTACCAGCCTGCGGGGCTGGCAGAGCTGGCGGCTCGCCTGGCCCGCCGGTGCTGGCTGCAGGTACGACCGTCGGTGAAGGTGCTCGTGTTCGACGGGGACGGAACGCTGTGGGGTGGATCGGCCGCGGAGGACGGTCCCGCGGGTGTCGACCGTGGGGGTCCCTACGCCCGGATCGGCCTGCTGGCTCTGCAGCAGCGGGCGTCCGGACGGCTGCTGTGCCTGGCGAGTCACAACGTCGAACTCGACGTGCTCGACGTGCTCGCAGCGCCCCCGTCCGGGGGTGGGCTGCGGGCCGAGCACCTGAGTGCTCGACGGGTCGGTTGGCAACCCAAGGACCGCATGCTCGTCGAGCTCGCCGGCGAGTTGGGACTCGGCCTGGACACCTTCGTGTTCCTCGACGACAACGATGTGCAGCGTGCGCTGGTCAGGAGTGCGCTGCCGCAGGTCGCCGTACCCGACTTCACGTCGGGCGGCGGGTTGGTCACGCTGCTGGGCACCTCCTGGCTGTTCGAGCGGTCGCACACCACGCCCGAGGACCGGACGCGGGCGGGCAGCTACGAGGACGAGCGCCGCCGCCGTGCCGCGCGCGCCGCGGCGCCGAGCCACCTCGACTACGTCGCGTCGCTGCAGGTCGAGGTGACGGCACGTCCCCTCGACGCATCCGCATGGCCGCGTGCGCGCCAACTCCTGGCCCGCACCAACCAGTTCGCCCACGTCGTCCCCGGCTTCCGGCTCCCAGCGGGTTCGGACCGGGCCGACCCGGACCGCCGGACATGGATCGTGCAGGTGAAGGACCGGATCGGCGACTACGGTCGCGTCGGTCTGGTCGCCGACCGGGTCGTGGGCGACACGCTGTGGATCGAGGCCCTGCTCCTGAGCTGCCGGGTGCTCGGCCGCGGGGTGGAGGAGGAGATGGTCGAGGTCATCCTGCGGGACGCGCGGGCGGCGAAGATTGCCACTGTGCGCATGGACCTGGTGCGCACCCCCCGCAACGCCCCCCTACAGAACTTCGTCACGCGCCTCGGCGGGCAGCTGACCGGCTCCGGATCCGGTCTCGTCAGCCTCCACCTCCCGGTGCGGCTGTGA